CGCGCTGCTGGTGGCCGGCTTGGGCTTGGCGGCGGAGGCGATGACGTACCAGGAAAGTGTTAGTTACGCCCTCAAGCATAGCCCTTCTGTCCTGGCCGCCGAGCGGAAGTTATCTGCCGCCAGGGCGAGAATGGGGCAGGCGGTCGGTGCTTTTTTCCCGACGATCAAGCTTGATGGCAATTACGGCAAGTCTTACTCCCAGCCCTCAACCATGCAGTTGACCACCCAGACGATCCTGGGGGCGATCACCACCGACATAACCTTTGGGACCGATGAGCAGGCGACGGTCAAAGGGTGGACGCTTTCCGCTTCCCAGCCGCTCTTTGTCGCGGCCCTCTGGCCCGGCTACGGCCTGGCGACCAAAGGGGTCGATTCTGCCGGACAGGATTATATTCGAGTAAAACTGGAAACCGCGTTCAATGCCACTGCCGCCTATTTTGCCGTCCTTTCCTCTACAAAATATGTCAAGTTGTCTGAAGATTCAATGGAGATGGCCCGTTCGCACGTCAACCAGATCGAGTTAATGCTGAAAAGCGGGGTGGCGACCAGAGCTGATCTGCTCCGGGCGGAGGTCCAGTTGGCCAATTCCGAAGTAGCGTTGACCCAGGCCCGCAACGGCCTGGAATTGGCCAAGAGCTCGTTCAATAATGTCCTTGGACGCACTCCCGACGAAAAGGTTGAGATCAGTGATGGACCGACTGGCCAGGTCCCAACTGTGCCTGAATATGCCGTCATGACCAAAGCGGCTTTTGAGAATAGCCCGACCTGGCGAAGTTTTTCCCTGGCCCGCGGGATGGCGGCCGATAATGTCACCCTGGCGCGGACTGCTTTGCTTCCCTCCGTTTTCCTCTCCGGCCAGAACGGCTGGCGCAGTACGGAATATCCCTCCTATCGCAGCGACGCGAGGTCCTGGTCTCTCACCGGTGCCGCTTCCTGGACGCTGTTCGACGGTTTGGGAATGCAGAACAGGATCAACGAGGCGGCGGCTAACCTCGAAGCGACCGAGGCGACCGAGGCGCAGGTCAAAAATGGCTTGCTGCTTGAAGTTCGCCAGGCTTATCTTGAATTGAAGAGTGCTATCGAGACGATCACCTCAACCAAGAAAGCGGTCGATTTCGCGGAAGAGAGCCATAAGGTTTCCAGCCTCCGTTTCAATTCCGGGGTCGGGACTAATCTGGAAGAGATCGATGCCCAGGTCGCGCTGACCCAGGCGCGGACCACGCAGCTCAAGGCGCTTTTTGACCTGGAAATAGCCAAAGCTAAACTGAACAAAGTTGTCGGTAAGGAGGTTATCTGATGAAGAAGGATAGAAAATGGTTGTATCTTATTATAATAATATTGGTCGCCCTGTTGGTTAGCTGGTCCGGTTATAACTGGCTGAACCGCGACGTGGTCGCGACCAAGGCGGTGACCATTGTCCGCGGACCGATCGCTGCGGTCATCTCGGCCAGCGGGACAGTTGACGCGCCGATCTATGATCTGGGGACGAAAATGGGCGGGCGGCTCGAGAACTGGAAGGTCAGGGAAGGGGAAAAGGTCAGGAAGGGGCAATTGATGGCGGAGTTCGATAGCTACGAACAGGCGCGCAATGATTATGAGCGGGCGGCCCAGCTCTATAAGGAAGGAGCGGCCAGCCAGCAGGCGCTTGACGCGTCCAAGACGATGTTCGATTCTGCCCGGATCATTGCTCCGGCCGACGGGATCGTTGCCAAGATCAATTTTGACGAAGGGGAGACGGTCGTCCCCGGCCAGCCGGCGGTCACGGTCGTTAATTACGACAAGTCGTGGGTCAACGCCCAGATCGACGAGATCGATATTGCCAGCGTCAAGATCGGAGACAAAGTGACGGTGACCTCGGATGTTTATCCCGACAAGAA
This Candidatus Margulisiibacteriota bacterium DNA region includes the following protein-coding sequences:
- a CDS encoding TolC family protein, whose translation is MIKRIISIALLVAGLGLAAEAMTYQESVSYALKHSPSVLAAERKLSAARARMGQAVGAFFPTIKLDGNYGKSYSQPSTMQLTTQTILGAITTDITFGTDEQATVKGWTLSASQPLFVAALWPGYGLATKGVDSAGQDYIRVKLETAFNATAAYFAVLSSTKYVKLSEDSMEMARSHVNQIELMLKSGVATRADLLRAEVQLANSEVALTQARNGLELAKSSFNNVLGRTPDEKVEISDGPTGQVPTVPEYAVMTKAAFENSPTWRSFSLARGMAADNVTLARTALLPSVFLSGQNGWRSTEYPSYRSDARSWSLTGAASWTLFDGLGMQNRINEAAANLEATEATEAQVKNGLLLEVRQAYLELKSAIETITSTKKAVDFAEESHKVSSLRFNSGVGTNLEEIDAQVALTQARTTQLKALFDLEIAKAKLNKVVGKEVI
- a CDS encoding efflux RND transporter periplasmic adaptor subunit, whose product is MKKDRKWLYLIIIILVALLVSWSGYNWLNRDVVATKAVTIVRGPIAAVISASGTVDAPIYDLGTKMGGRLENWKVREGEKVRKGQLMAEFDSYEQARNDYERAAQLYKEGAASQQALDASKTMFDSARIIAPADGIVAKINFDEGETVVPGQPAVTVVNYDKSWVNAQIDEIDIASVKIGDKVTVTSDVYPDKNFLGEIFWIAPLAELRQVGGRVKMDEESYVFPCKIRFLGTHDELKANMSVNVDIVTKQVANALLVPRESLVSKGEAQTVFVIKGGRSLQIPLTIGIRSFASVEALSGVQAGDLVAVANGSKLKDKGRVKIER